The Leucothrix mucor DSM 2157 DNA window TTGATAAGTCGATTGAAGTACTACAGCTGTATGTGGGAACGGTATTGGCAGGCGGCGTGTTTTTACCATTGAACACAGCCTATACCACCAGCGAGATTGCTTACTTTTTGGGTGATGCCACGCCGACGGTATTTGTCTGTCGAGGTGAAAACCGCGAGGCATTAGCCGCCGTTGCAAAAGAAGCGGGTGTGAGTGCATTAGAAACATTAAACGTCGATGGCTCTGGCAGTTTATCCGATGCCGCAAAACAGCAAACGGATTCATTCACAGCAGTTGCTCGTGACGAAGATGATCTGGCGGCAATTCTGTATACCTCGGGCACCACTGGCCGTTCAAAAGGTGCAATGCTTTCACATAAAAACCTGTGGAGTAATGCCGACACGCTCAGAGAATATTGGCATTTTAACAATGATGATGTGCTGATTCATGCGCTGCCCATTTTCCACACGCACGGTTTGTTTGTGGCAATCAATGTCACGCTGGCGGCAGGCTCATCGCTGATCTTTATGACGGGCTTTGATATCAATGCGATTATGAACTCCATGACCAAAGCAACGGTGCTGATGGGCGTGCCGACCTTTTATGTGCGCTTGCTGGGTCATCCGGATTTATCAGCCGATAGTGTTAAAAACATGCGCTTATTCGTATCCGGCTCTGCGCCATTACTCTCTGAAACGCATATGCAATGGTCAGAAAAAACCGGTACGGCGATTCTTGAGCGCTATGGCATGACCGAAACCAATATGAATACCTCAAACCCATATGAGGGTGATCGTCGCCCCGGCACGGTAGGCTATCCACTGCCGGGTGTTGAAGTGCGCATTACCGATGAAAAAACCGAAGCGCTACTTCCAGCCGGCGAGATTGGGTCAATCGAAGTGCGTGGCCCCAATGTGTTTCAGGGCTATTGGAAAATGCCGGAGAAAACTCGCGAAGAGCTGCGCGAGAATGGCTTTTTCCTGACCGGTGACTTGGGCATGATTGATGCGCAAGGTTATGTCTCGATTATTGGTCGCTCCAAGGATTTGATCATCACCGGCGGATACAATGTGTATCCAAAAGAAATCGAAATCCTGATCGATGATATTGAAGGGGTGGAAGAGTCTGCGGTGATTGGTTTGCCACATCCTGATTTTGGCGAAGCGGTGACTGCGGTGATTGTGCGCCAACCCAATAGCACGATTAGCGAAGATGAGATCAAGCAGTTGTTGAATACCGATCTGGCTAAATACAAGCAACCTAAACAGCTGTTCTTTGTGGATGAGTTGCCCCGAAATGCGATGGGCAAAGTGCAGAAAAAAACACTGCGGGAAACCTATGAGCAGCGCGCCTCTTAATCTGAAAATTTAACAAATCGCGGCTTACATCGCGTAATAAGAAGCACTACCATATCCCGATGGACATTCTTATACGCGAATATGGCCGGATCATCTGGCAAAAGCGCTGGGCTGCGCTCATGGTATTCATCGGGATTACCGGTGGCATTGGCTTAGACATTCTGGCACCACTGATTTACAAGAACATTGCTAACGGATTGGCGCAGCCGTTTTCGCCTGAAATTCGGGCCATGCTGATTGAAAATTTGATGTGGCTGGGGGCGATCTTTGGCTCAGTTTGGGTGAGTTGGCGCTTGGTGGAATTTGGGATGATTCCGTTGGAAGCTGGTGGCCTGAATATTCTCGATAAGCGCTGTTTTGAGGTGTTACTCAAGCAGCGCTATACCTTCTTTGAAAGCAACTTTTCTGGCAGTTTGGTCAAGCAGGCTAACCGCTTTGTACGGGCCTATGAAACGATTGTCGATTGGATGATCTTTCAGCTATTCAGTAACTTACTCTCTATTACGCTAGCCTTTGTGATCTTCTGGTATCAGCAACCGGAGTTTGCCTGGTACTTCCTGATCTGGGCGGTCATCTTTATCACTTGGAGCGTGAGCTTCTCAATCTGGAAGTTGAAATTTGATGAGCGGGTTGCGGTGTGGGACTCCAAACTCGGTGGCGCGTACTCTGACAGCATCAGCAATATCTTCATCGTTAAAAGCTTCGCACTGGAAAATGAAGAGCGAGAACACGTTGGCGAACTGGCGGATGAGATCTTCCGCAAACGCCGCATCGCTTGGATTTTGATGTTTATCTCGTTTGCGGTTCAGGGCATTCTGGCCTTTACCATTGAGCTAATTCTGATCTATTTGATGATTGGAAAATGGGAAGAAGGCAGTTTTGAGATCGGTGTATTTGTCTTGTTTCAGGCAATTCTGATTAAACTGATCCATGGCCTATGGGACTTTGGACGTAACTTCCGGCACTTCTTTACCGCCATTGCCGATGCCAGTGAAATGGCTGAAGTGTTTCGCCAAACTGAGCTGGAAGATGATAAGCCCGGTACGGCGGCCTATCCGGTTAGCGAAGGGCGCATTCAGTTTAATAACCTCAACTTCAATTACGCGGGTGCTGCAGGGCAAGCGACGGGCTTATTTGAGAACTTTAATCTGGACATTAAAGCCGGTGAAAAGATTGCACTGGTGGGGCATTCCGGCTCCGGGAAAACATCGCTGACCAAATTGCTGTTCCGGTTTATTAATCCACAAAGCGGCACCATTAGCATTGATGGGCATGACTTGCAGGGCTTTACGCTGGAGTCATTGCGCTCGCAAGTTTCGCTCATTCCACAACAGCCTGAGCTGTTTCACCGTAGCATTCGCGATAATATTTTACTGGGTAAAAACGTCAGTGAAGAAGCGCTGCGAGCCGTGGTTGAAAAGGCCGGGGCATTGGAGTTTATCGAGGCGATGCCGGATAAATTCGACACGTTAGTCGGTGAGCGCGGGGTGAAATTATCTGGTGGTGAAAAGCAGCGGGTGGCGATTGCCCGAGCCTTTTTAGATGACGCCAAAGTGGTGGTGTTGGATGAGGCGACTAGCGCGCTGGACTCGATTACTGAGCAGGAAATTCAACGGGCGCTGTTTAAATTAATTGAGGATAAAACTGCAATTGTGATTGCTCATCGCTTGGCGACTATTTTGCGTATGGATCGGATTATTGTATTGGATCATGGTGAGATTATTGAGCAAGGTACGCATGATGAGTTGCTGCAAAAGCAAGGCCGTTATTATCAGATGTGGCAACATCAAAGCGGTGATTTTTTTGGAGATTAAGACAATTTTAGGTACGAGCTCTTGCAGGCATTTTATATCCTGCAAGGCTTTAGGGCTTTAGGGCTTTAGGGCTTTAGGGCTTTAGGGCTTTAGGGCTTTAGGGCTTTAGGGCTTTAGGGCTTTAGGGCTTTAGGGCTTTAGGGCTTTAGGGCTTTAGGGCTTTAGGTGACTAGGGCGACTTCGGAATCTCTCCAAACGCCTTAACCACTTGTTCCATGACAAGCTCACTATCCGCACGTAGTCGGTAATCTTCTGACTGGTCAATCCACTGAACCACGCCATGCTCATCGACTAATAACGAGGTGGGAATGGCAATGGAACGGCGCTCCATTGAGGTTGGAAAGGGTAGGCCAAGCATGCTTTTTATCGTACTCGAAACACCCGCTAAGGCCTGAATATGTTCAATGCCATATTGGCGAATGACTTTTAATTCGGGGTCAGAAAGTAGCTTTAGGCTTAAGCCATCACGCTTTCGATGTGCTTTAGCATCGTCTATTTGATCAGAAGAAAGCGCGATAATTTTAATGCCGTACTTGGCTAACTCCGGTTGGATATCTTCTAGCATACCCAGCTCAACAGAGCAGTAGGGGCACCATGAGCCGCGATAGAATTTAATTAATAAGCGCTTACCATCAAGCTTATGACTGTTAAATGGCTTGCCTTCAAAAGTGGTTGTTTCAAAGGGCAGGATTTTGTCGCTGACTTTAACGGTCATCAAACCCATTGGTTTGCACTTCTGCGCGCGCATATACAGCATTTTGAAGCTCAATAGCAGGGTGATGATTGAGATAACGGACACCATCAGAGCATAAAAAATGGGGCCGGAAATTACCAGAAATAGAGAGTACAGGGCCAGCGCGATAGCGACCGCAAGTGAGCCGGTCAGCCCGACGGGAACCACCGGCGTTCTGTCCCGTTTAACTTTGAGCATGTAAACCACAATGCCACTTATGCAAACGACTAAGCCGGATAATGCAAATCCTAGCGCCGTAATAATCATTTTTATTGCCTGAAAATAGCCCAAGTAAAAGATGTTATACCAAATAAACTCAGTGGCGATTGAAGTTTCGGATATTAGATGTAGTGGTTGAGCTTGTGATATTGAGAGTGATGTGTCTAAGCTAGAGTAATTTTCTAAGCGATTAGGAGTGGCAATGTACTTCGACTATTTCGCAGCGTATTGCTAAATAGTCTTGACAATTCCGCAATGCACTGCGAAATTGTCAATTATGAAAAGAATTCAAGAAGCACTAGTAAAGAAAGATTTAGCTCGTAAAATGGTCTTCCTGACGGGCCCAAGGCAAGTTGGGAAAACTAGTCTTGCCAAAGCCATTGCCAAAGATTACAAATCCTCGGTATATCTGAACTACGATAGCTTGGATGATCGAAGAATAATTAATGACTCCGCTTGGCTTCCCTCGACTCAGCTTCTCATTCTTGACGAGTTGCATAAAATGCCAGAGTGGAAAAACTACCTTAAAGGCTTGTATGATACTAAGCCTGAACACCTACAGATATTAGTAACCGGAAGCGCTAGGCTCGAAACTTTTCGTCAGAGTGGCGACTCGCTGGCGGGACGCTTTTTCAGGCACCGATTAAATCCCTTATCCCTTGCTGAAATTCCTGATGCTGATGAGCACTCTCTTGAGCTATTACTTGAGCGGGGAGGCTTCCCAGAGCCGTA harbors:
- a CDS encoding malonate--CoA ligase, which encodes MYENNFLANHLRSASVGREDQPFAETIEGSVVSYADFFKGAEQFASVLLSKGVKPNDRVAVQVDKSIEVLQLYVGTVLAGGVFLPLNTAYTTSEIAYFLGDATPTVFVCRGENREALAAVAKEAGVSALETLNVDGSGSLSDAAKQQTDSFTAVARDEDDLAAILYTSGTTGRSKGAMLSHKNLWSNADTLREYWHFNNDDVLIHALPIFHTHGLFVAINVTLAAGSSLIFMTGFDINAIMNSMTKATVLMGVPTFYVRLLGHPDLSADSVKNMRLFVSGSAPLLSETHMQWSEKTGTAILERYGMTETNMNTSNPYEGDRRPGTVGYPLPGVEVRITDEKTEALLPAGEIGSIEVRGPNVFQGYWKMPEKTREELRENGFFLTGDLGMIDAQGYVSIIGRSKDLIITGGYNVYPKEIEILIDDIEGVEESAVIGLPHPDFGEAVTAVIVRQPNSTISEDEIKQLLNTDLAKYKQPKQLFFVDELPRNAMGKVQKKTLRETYEQRAS
- a CDS encoding ABC transporter ATP-binding protein, whose translation is MDILIREYGRIIWQKRWAALMVFIGITGGIGLDILAPLIYKNIANGLAQPFSPEIRAMLIENLMWLGAIFGSVWVSWRLVEFGMIPLEAGGLNILDKRCFEVLLKQRYTFFESNFSGSLVKQANRFVRAYETIVDWMIFQLFSNLLSITLAFVIFWYQQPEFAWYFLIWAVIFITWSVSFSIWKLKFDERVAVWDSKLGGAYSDSISNIFIVKSFALENEEREHVGELADEIFRKRRIAWILMFISFAVQGILAFTIELILIYLMIGKWEEGSFEIGVFVLFQAILIKLIHGLWDFGRNFRHFFTAIADASEMAEVFRQTELEDDKPGTAAYPVSEGRIQFNNLNFNYAGAAGQATGLFENFNLDIKAGEKIALVGHSGSGKTSLTKLLFRFINPQSGTISIDGHDLQGFTLESLRSQVSLIPQQPELFHRSIRDNILLGKNVSEEALRAVVEKAGALEFIEAMPDKFDTLVGERGVKLSGGEKQRVAIARAFLDDAKVVVLDEATSALDSITEQEIQRALFKLIEDKTAIVIAHRLATILRMDRIIVLDHGEIIEQGTHDELLQKQGRYYQMWQHQSGDFFGD
- a CDS encoding peroxiredoxin family protein; protein product: MIITALGFALSGLVVCISGIVVYMLKVKRDRTPVVPVGLTGSLAVAIALALYSLFLVISGPIFYALMVSVISIITLLLSFKMLYMRAQKCKPMGLMTVKVSDKILPFETTTFEGKPFNSHKLDGKRLLIKFYRGSWCPYCSVELGMLEDIQPELAKYGIKIIALSSDQIDDAKAHRKRDGLSLKLLSDPELKVIRQYGIEHIQALAGVSSTIKSMLGLPFPTSMERRSIAIPTSLLVDEHGVVQWIDQSEDYRLRADSELVMEQVVKAFGEIPKSP